The DNA window ACTTTAACTATGAATAAAATACCAACGGCTCTATCAGTATGTAAAAAAGtggtctcgggcttccctggtggcgcagcagttgagaatctgcctgctaatgcaggggacacgggttcgagccctggtctgggaagatcccacatgccacggagcaactaggcccgtgagccacaactactgagcctgcgcatctggagcctgtgctccgcaacaagagaggccgcgagagtgagaggcctgcgcaccgcgatgaagagtggcccccgcttgccgcaactagagaaagccctcgcacagaaacgaagacccaacacagccaaaaataaataaataaataaataaatttttttaaaaaaagaaaaactcatagctaacatcttaaaaaaaaaaaagtggtctcgAATTTATGTGGAAGGGAAAGTAGACTATGGTGAATACATGGATTAAAATAATGTGAGGTGACAAGCAACAACGGTTATAACTGATAACATATTTCTGAGTAACCAGACAAAAGAGAAGGCATAGAGTGGATGATTCTTCTCTGGCCATTGTTTGGTACGGACTCATTTCCAAATGGTGTACAGTCTTTACAGTTTCTAAGGAcaagaattaaaatattcttttatataaatatatatatacacacacacacaccaattgCCAGTCCATCACCTGTTTTTGTGCAGGCTGGGAcctaagaatggcttttacatttttaaacaattgaaaAAGATCTGTTACCCATGTGACAACATGTGAAAATcgtgaaattcacatttcagtgtcGACAAATGAAGTTTTAGttgaacacagccacactcattcattGTCTATGGATGCTTCCTTGCTACAACTGCAAAGTTGTGTAGAGACTGTgtggctcacaaagcctaaaaagTTATCCTCTAGAGGAAACTTTGAGCTGCTGGGCAGATACCATGAGCCAAGCTCACCCTccctatttgaaaaaaaaatttgtggggaattccctggtggtccagtggttagggctctgtgcttccactgtagggggcaggggttcgatccctggtaggggaactaagatcctgcaagctgcactgcacggccaaaaaaaaagaaaaaaatttatagaaaagaagtTGTCATTGAAATTAAACTGTGGCAGACATGTCCGAGGAATACTGTGGAGATCTGATCCCTTTATGAGTCCTGTGGTAGATGAATGTGTGGAGATGGTAACTAGCGGGCAACAGAAAGATACCAGAATGGTGGTAATACGAATAGTATCATCATGTTAGAAGACTTCCAGCGTTTATAACCAACGGCTGTGTTCACCACAGGAATCAACTGCTTCTACACATCCCCCATCCAGAGTAACTGTTttcctgtgtatattttcttatcaaactttatttttaaaaacacctttgaGTTGAGGTCTATCCTGACGGggctttttctgtaaacctaCACCATTGGAAACGCCTCATAGAGTAATGGTGTGGTTTCCTTTACTCATAGAACTACCTGTTAGATCTGTGGGAAAGAACTACAAGACAGAGCTGCCAAGTAAACTATGAAAAACCTAACAAACTTTTTTAATCTTAGATATTGGCATATCCCAATGATCTGTACTGTTCTAGGGTGTGATGGCT is part of the Balaenoptera musculus isolate JJ_BM4_2016_0621 chromosome 1, mBalMus1.pri.v3, whole genome shotgun sequence genome and encodes:
- the LOC118880379 gene encoding small nuclear ribonucleoprotein G-like; this translates as MSQAHPPYLKKFIEKKLSLKLNCGRHVRGILWRSDPFMSPVVDECVEMVTSGQQKDTRMVVIRIVSSC